The following are encoded together in the Nocardioides thalensis genome:
- the pyk gene encoding pyruvate kinase encodes MRRAKIVCTLGPATSTERRIRELVYAGMDVARLNMSHGSHEDHAAVYGMVRAAADASGHGVGIFADLQGPKIRLETFSDGPVTLHRGQSWTITTREVDGDDKNCGTTYKGLPGDVKPGDPVLIDDGKIRLRVVEVDETDVVTEVLVGGRVSNNKGINLPGVAVSVPALSEKDIEDLRFTLRLGVDFIALSFVRNAADADDVRKIMREEGIFVPIIAKIEKPQAIDNLDEIIDAFDAFMVARGDLGVECPLEEVPFLQKQVIEKARMSAKPVIVATQMLESMVTNPAPTRAEASDVANAVLDGADAVMLSGETSVGEHPIHTVETMARIVSATESHALEPARIGRQFGAIDWNPHTRSGIITKAAEEVADRVAAKYIVAFTQSGDSARRLSRLRSSIPVLAFTPEARCRSQLAMSWGVETFKTATVEHTDEMVRQVDEQLLRIGRVAEGDLVVIVAGSPPGIPGSTNALRIHRMGDAINEVAPAYRRR; translated from the coding sequence GTGCGGAGAGCGAAGATCGTGTGCACGCTGGGTCCGGCGACGAGCACCGAACGGCGTATCAGGGAGCTGGTCTACGCCGGCATGGACGTGGCCCGGCTCAACATGAGCCACGGCAGCCACGAGGACCACGCGGCGGTCTACGGGATGGTCCGGGCCGCCGCCGACGCGAGCGGCCACGGGGTCGGCATCTTCGCCGACCTCCAGGGCCCGAAGATCCGCTTGGAGACGTTCTCCGACGGCCCGGTCACGCTGCACCGCGGCCAGTCCTGGACGATCACCACCCGCGAGGTCGACGGCGACGACAAGAACTGCGGCACGACCTACAAGGGCCTGCCCGGCGACGTCAAGCCCGGCGACCCGGTCCTGATCGACGACGGCAAGATCCGGCTGCGGGTGGTCGAGGTCGACGAGACCGACGTCGTGACCGAGGTGCTGGTCGGCGGCCGCGTCAGCAACAACAAGGGCATCAACCTCCCGGGCGTCGCGGTCTCCGTGCCCGCCCTGTCGGAGAAGGACATCGAGGACCTGCGGTTCACGCTGCGGCTCGGCGTCGACTTCATCGCGCTCAGCTTCGTGCGCAACGCGGCGGACGCCGACGATGTACGCAAGATCATGCGCGAGGAGGGCATCTTCGTCCCGATCATCGCGAAGATCGAGAAGCCGCAGGCGATCGACAACCTCGACGAGATCATCGACGCGTTCGACGCGTTCATGGTCGCGCGCGGCGACCTCGGGGTCGAGTGCCCGCTCGAGGAGGTGCCGTTCCTCCAGAAGCAGGTCATCGAGAAGGCGCGGATGTCCGCCAAGCCGGTCATCGTGGCGACCCAGATGCTCGAGTCGATGGTGACCAACCCGGCGCCGACCCGCGCCGAGGCCAGCGACGTCGCCAACGCCGTGCTCGACGGCGCCGACGCCGTGATGCTCTCCGGCGAGACGAGCGTGGGGGAGCACCCCATCCACACGGTCGAGACGATGGCGCGCATCGTCTCCGCCACGGAGTCGCACGCGCTCGAGCCGGCCCGCATCGGCCGCCAGTTCGGCGCGATCGACTGGAACCCGCACACCCGCTCCGGGATCATCACCAAGGCCGCGGAGGAGGTCGCCGACCGCGTCGCGGCGAAGTACATCGTCGCCTTCACCCAGAGCGGCGACTCCGCGCGCCGGCTGTCGCGGCTGCGCAGCTCGATCCCCGTGCTGGCGTTCACGCCGGAGGCGCGCTGCCGCTCGCAGCTCGCCATGAGCTGGGGGGTCGAGACGTTCAAGACCGCGACCGTCGAGCACACCGACGAGATGGTCCGTCAGGTCGACGAGCAGCTGCTCCGCATCGGTCGGGTCGCCGAGGGCGACCTGGTCGTCATCGTCGCCGGCTCACCGCCGGGCATCCCCGGCTCGACCAACGCGCTGCGCATCCACCGGATGGGCGACGCGATCAACGAGGTCGCGCCGGCGTACCGTCGTCGCTGA
- a CDS encoding response regulator: MSEAASSGRPRVVIAEDETLIRMDLAEMLGEEGYDVVGQAGDGQKAIELAEELRPDLVILDVKMPVLDGIAAAEAIAGKRIAPVVMLTAFSQRELVERARDAGAMSYIVKPFSQSDLVPAIEMAMSRFSEIQQLEAEVTDLQDRLETRKAVDRAKSILQDQLTLTEPEAFRWIQKTAMDLRMSMRQVAEGVVSHGVPGASKPNI; the protein is encoded by the coding sequence GTGAGCGAAGCAGCGTCGAGCGGGCGGCCCCGCGTCGTGATCGCGGAGGACGAGACCCTGATCCGGATGGACCTCGCCGAGATGCTGGGCGAGGAGGGGTACGACGTCGTCGGCCAGGCGGGGGACGGGCAGAAGGCGATCGAGCTCGCCGAGGAGCTCCGGCCCGACCTGGTCATCCTCGACGTGAAGATGCCGGTGCTCGACGGTATCGCCGCCGCCGAGGCCATCGCCGGCAAGCGCATCGCTCCCGTGGTCATGTTGACGGCGTTCTCCCAGCGCGAGCTCGTCGAGCGAGCCCGTGACGCCGGTGCGATGTCCTACATCGTGAAGCCGTTCAGCCAGTCCGACCTGGTGCCCGCCATCGAGATGGCGATGAGCCGGTTCTCCGAGATCCAGCAGCTCGAGGCCGAGGTGACCGATCTCCAGGACCGCCTGGAGACGCGCAAGGCCGTCGACCGCGCCAAGAGCATCCTCCAGGACCAGCTCACGCTCACCGAGCCCGAGGCGTTCCGCTGGATCCAGAAGACCGCGATGGACCTCCGGATGTCGATGAGACAGGTCGCGGAGGGGGTCGTGTCCCACGGCGTACCCGGTGCCTCGAAGCCGAACATCTGA
- a CDS encoding glutamate synthase subunit beta — MADPKGFLKHTRQVAERRPVEERVNDWNEVYPGGIGRALLPIITEQAGRCMDCGIPFCHQGCPLGNIIPEWNDLVWRDDWEGAIERLHATNNFPEFTGRLCPAPCETACVLGINQPAVTIKNVEVSIIDKAWESGFVRPQPPEWLSGKTVAVVGSGPAGLAAAQQLTRAGHTVAVYERADKPGGLLRYGIPEFKMEKMQVDRRIEQMKREGTVFRSGVEVGAGDLTGEKLKERYDAVILATGATVPRDLPVPGRELGGIHQAMEFLPQANRVALGETVEDQIRADGKHVVIIGGGDTGADCLGTSARQGAASITQLEIMPEPPADRPAGQPWPTYPMIFRVSSAHEEAGDRVYGVSTKKFIGDEQGNVKALQLVDVRFEDGKLVELEGTEREIPAELVLFAMGFLGPEGPGLVEQLGVDLDQRSNVVRDNDYMSSVDGVFVAGDAGRGQSLIVWAIAEGRAAAAAVDAYLTGSTTLPAPIPPTARPLVV, encoded by the coding sequence ATGGCTGACCCCAAGGGATTTCTGAAGCACACCCGCCAGGTGGCCGAGCGCCGCCCCGTCGAGGAGCGGGTCAACGACTGGAACGAGGTCTACCCCGGCGGGATCGGCCGCGCGCTGCTGCCGATCATCACCGAGCAGGCCGGTCGCTGCATGGACTGCGGCATCCCGTTCTGCCACCAGGGCTGCCCGCTCGGCAACATCATCCCCGAGTGGAACGACCTGGTCTGGCGTGACGACTGGGAGGGCGCGATCGAGCGCCTGCACGCGACCAACAACTTCCCGGAGTTCACCGGCCGCCTCTGCCCGGCACCGTGCGAGACCGCCTGCGTGCTCGGCATCAACCAGCCCGCGGTGACGATCAAGAACGTCGAGGTCTCGATCATCGACAAGGCGTGGGAGTCCGGCTTCGTGCGGCCCCAGCCGCCGGAGTGGCTGTCCGGCAAGACCGTGGCCGTCGTCGGCTCCGGCCCCGCCGGCCTCGCTGCCGCCCAGCAGCTCACCCGCGCCGGGCACACCGTCGCCGTCTACGAGCGCGCGGACAAGCCGGGCGGACTGCTCCGCTACGGCATCCCCGAGTTCAAGATGGAGAAGATGCAGGTCGACCGCCGCATCGAGCAGATGAAGCGCGAGGGCACGGTCTTCCGCTCCGGCGTCGAGGTGGGCGCCGGTGACCTGACGGGCGAGAAGCTCAAGGAGCGCTACGACGCCGTCATCCTCGCGACCGGCGCGACGGTCCCCCGCGACCTGCCGGTGCCGGGGCGCGAGCTCGGTGGCATCCACCAGGCGATGGAGTTCCTGCCGCAGGCCAACCGGGTCGCACTGGGGGAGACCGTCGAGGACCAGATCCGTGCCGACGGCAAGCACGTCGTGATCATCGGCGGCGGCGACACCGGCGCCGACTGCCTCGGCACCTCCGCGCGCCAGGGCGCCGCCTCGATCACCCAGCTCGAGATCATGCCGGAGCCGCCGGCCGACCGGCCCGCCGGCCAGCCGTGGCCGACGTACCCGATGATCTTCCGCGTCTCCTCCGCGCACGAGGAGGCCGGCGACCGGGTCTACGGCGTGTCCACCAAGAAGTTCATCGGCGACGAGCAGGGCAACGTCAAGGCGCTCCAGCTTGTCGACGTGAGGTTCGAGGACGGCAAGCTCGTGGAGCTCGAGGGCACCGAGCGCGAGATCCCGGCCGAGCTGGTGCTGTTCGCGATGGGCTTCCTCGGTCCCGAGGGTCCGGGCCTCGTCGAGCAGCTCGGCGTCGACCTCGACCAGCGCAGCAACGTGGTCCGGGACAACGACTACATGTCGTCGGTCGACGGCGTGTTCGTGGCCGGCGACGCCGGTCGCGGCCAGTCGCTCATCGTGTGGGCCATCGCCGAGGGGCGCGCCGCCGCCGCCGCGGTCGACGCCTACCTCACCGGCTCCACCACGCTGCCGGCGCCGATCCCGCCGACGGCCCGCCCGCTCGTCGTCTGA
- the gltB gene encoding glutamate synthase large subunit encodes MPYSHAFPPPQGLYDPRHEHDNCGVAFVATMTGEASHDIVAKALTALRNLDHRGAAGAEPNSGDGAGILMQVPDAFLRDVATEAGFELPAATTYAVGTAFLPGDDEQVAKTRQRIEEIAVEEGLDVLGWREVPVNPEILGTMARSVMPTFTQLFVQGSGQRLTGMALERLAFCLRKRAERETDVYFPSLSSRTLAYKGMLTTDQLDNFFPDLVDERIASALAVVHSRFSTNTFPSWPLSHPFRFIAHNGEINTVMGNRNWMRAREALLSSDVIPGDLERLFPICTPGASDSASFDEVLELLHMGGRSLPHSVLMMIPEAWENHTEMDEKRRDFYRFHSTMMEPWDGPACVVFTDGSQIGAVLDRNGLRPSRFWVTDDGLVVLASEVGVLDLDPATVVRKGRLQPGRMFLVDTEEHRIIEDEEIKAELAAEHPYGEWLHAGMIHLDDVPEREHVVHTHASVTRRQQIFGYTEEELRILLTPMANTGGEALGSMGTDTPIAALSDKPRLLFDYFSQLFAQVTNPPLDAIREELVTSLNGSIGPESNLLQPTPASCRQVVLPFPVISNDDLAKIRHINRDGDMPGFITHVSRGLYPVDGGGAAMAQRIDEICQEVSDAIARGARIIVLSDRHSDQQQAPIPSLLLTGAVHHHLVREKTRTQVGLLVEAGDVREVHHVALLVGYGAAAVNPYLAMESVEDLARDGHFVKVDPDVAVKNLIKGLGKGVVKVMSKIGVSTVASYTGAQIFECIGLSQTVVDKYFTGTTSKLGGVELDTIAEEVALRHSKAYPREGIAPAHRELEIGGEYQWRREGEPHLFNPETVFRLQHATRTGRYDIFKQYTSAVDEQSEKLMTLRGLFKFKDPADYDRAPIPIDEVEPASEIVKRFSTGAMSYGSISREAHETLAIAMNRLGAKSNTGEGGEDVDRLYDPERRSSIKQVASGRFGVTSEYLTNSDDIQIKMAQGAKPGEGGQLPGNKVYPWVAKTRHSTPGVGLISPPPHHDIYSIEDLAQLIHDLKNANPAARVHVKLVSEVGVGTVAAGVSKAHADVVLISGHDGGTGASPLTSLKHAGGPWELGLAETQQTLLLNGLRDRIVVQTDGQLKTGRDVVVAALLGAEEFGFATAPLVVSGCILMRVCHLDTCPVGVATQNPVLRSRYTGKAEYVVNFFEFIAEEVRELLASLGFRSIDEAIGRVDALDTVGAVNHWKASGLDLAPILHRVDVAETHFPDQDVRNTGTQNHGLDKALDVELIKIAQPALDNAEPVRAQVAIRNVNRTVGTMLGHEVTKRYRGEGLPTDTIDITFTGSAGNSFGAFVPRGITLRIEGDANDYVGKGLSGGRIAIRPDRSAPFRADEHIIAGNTIAYGATSGEIFIRGGVGERCCVRNSGATVVTEGVGDHGCEYMTGGRVAVLGKTGRNFAAGMSGGIAWVLDLKEFRVNPELVELGPVSEANKAELHDMVRKHQEETGSEVAAELLADWETALTRFTEVMPRDYRIVLEAAAKAEADGLDEDGVANAMMEALHG; translated from the coding sequence GTGCCCTACTCGCACGCGTTCCCGCCGCCGCAGGGTCTGTACGACCCTCGTCACGAGCACGACAACTGTGGTGTTGCGTTCGTCGCGACGATGACCGGCGAGGCCAGCCACGACATCGTGGCCAAGGCCCTGACTGCCCTCCGCAACCTCGACCACCGCGGTGCCGCGGGCGCCGAGCCCAACTCGGGCGACGGCGCCGGCATCCTGATGCAGGTGCCCGACGCGTTCCTGCGCGACGTCGCGACCGAGGCCGGCTTCGAGCTGCCCGCGGCCACGACGTACGCCGTCGGCACCGCGTTCCTGCCCGGTGACGACGAGCAGGTCGCCAAGACCCGTCAGCGCATCGAGGAGATCGCCGTCGAGGAGGGCCTCGACGTCCTCGGCTGGCGCGAGGTCCCGGTCAACCCGGAGATCCTCGGCACCATGGCGCGCAGCGTCATGCCGACGTTCACCCAGCTGTTCGTCCAGGGATCCGGCCAGCGGCTGACCGGGATGGCGCTGGAACGGCTCGCGTTCTGCCTGCGCAAGCGCGCCGAGCGCGAGACCGACGTCTACTTCCCGTCGCTGTCGTCGCGCACCCTCGCCTACAAGGGCATGCTGACGACCGACCAGCTCGACAACTTCTTCCCCGACCTGGTCGACGAGCGCATCGCCTCGGCGCTGGCCGTCGTCCACTCGCGGTTCTCGACCAACACGTTCCCGAGCTGGCCGCTGTCGCACCCGTTCCGGTTCATCGCCCACAACGGCGAGATCAACACCGTCATGGGCAACCGCAACTGGATGCGGGCCCGCGAGGCGCTGCTGTCCTCCGACGTGATCCCCGGCGACCTCGAGCGGCTGTTCCCGATCTGCACGCCCGGCGCCTCGGACTCCGCGTCGTTCGACGAGGTCCTCGAGCTGCTGCACATGGGCGGCCGCAGCCTGCCGCACTCGGTGCTGATGATGATCCCCGAGGCGTGGGAGAACCACACCGAGATGGACGAGAAGCGGCGCGACTTCTACCGCTTCCACTCCACGATGATGGAGCCGTGGGACGGCCCCGCCTGCGTCGTCTTCACCGACGGCTCGCAGATTGGCGCCGTGCTCGACCGCAACGGTCTCCGCCCGTCGCGCTTCTGGGTGACCGACGACGGCCTCGTCGTCCTCGCCTCCGAGGTCGGCGTGCTCGACCTCGACCCGGCCACGGTGGTCCGCAAGGGCCGCCTCCAGCCGGGCCGGATGTTCCTCGTCGACACCGAGGAGCACCGGATCATCGAGGACGAGGAGATCAAGGCCGAGCTCGCCGCGGAGCACCCGTACGGCGAGTGGCTCCACGCCGGGATGATCCACCTCGACGACGTGCCCGAGCGCGAGCACGTGGTCCACACCCACGCGTCGGTGACCCGCCGCCAGCAGATCTTCGGCTACACCGAGGAGGAGCTGCGGATCCTGCTCACCCCGATGGCCAACACCGGTGGCGAGGCGCTCGGCTCGATGGGCACCGACACCCCGATCGCGGCGCTGAGCGACAAGCCGCGCCTGCTGTTCGACTATTTCTCGCAGCTGTTCGCGCAGGTGACCAACCCGCCGCTCGACGCGATCCGCGAGGAGCTCGTCACCTCGCTCAACGGCAGCATCGGCCCGGAGTCCAACCTGCTCCAGCCGACGCCGGCGTCGTGCCGCCAGGTCGTCCTGCCGTTCCCGGTCATCTCCAACGACGACCTGGCCAAGATCCGCCACATCAACCGTGACGGCGACATGCCGGGCTTCATCACCCACGTGTCGCGCGGTCTCTACCCCGTCGACGGCGGGGGAGCGGCGATGGCCCAGCGGATCGACGAGATCTGCCAGGAGGTGTCCGACGCGATCGCGCGCGGCGCCCGGATCATCGTGCTGTCCGACCGCCACTCCGACCAGCAGCAGGCGCCGATCCCGTCGCTCCTGCTGACCGGTGCGGTCCACCACCACCTGGTGCGCGAGAAGACCCGCACCCAGGTCGGGCTCCTCGTCGAGGCCGGCGACGTGCGCGAGGTCCACCACGTCGCGCTCCTCGTCGGGTACGGCGCGGCCGCGGTCAACCCGTACCTCGCGATGGAGTCCGTCGAGGACCTCGCGCGGGACGGCCACTTCGTGAAGGTCGACCCCGACGTCGCGGTCAAGAACCTGATCAAGGGTCTCGGCAAGGGCGTCGTCAAGGTCATGTCGAAGATCGGCGTGAGCACCGTGGCGTCGTACACCGGCGCCCAGATCTTCGAGTGCATCGGCCTCTCGCAGACCGTCGTCGACAAGTACTTCACCGGCACCACCTCCAAGCTGGGTGGGGTCGAGCTCGACACCATCGCCGAGGAGGTCGCGCTCCGGCACAGCAAGGCCTACCCGCGGGAGGGCATCGCGCCCGCCCACCGGGAGCTGGAGATCGGCGGCGAGTACCAGTGGCGTCGCGAGGGCGAGCCGCACCTCTTCAACCCGGAGACGGTGTTCCGCCTCCAGCACGCCACCCGCACCGGCCGCTACGACATCTTCAAGCAGTACACGTCGGCGGTCGACGAGCAGTCCGAGAAGCTCATGACGCTGCGCGGGCTGTTCAAGTTCAAGGACCCCGCCGACTACGACCGGGCGCCGATCCCGATCGACGAGGTCGAGCCGGCGTCCGAGATCGTCAAGCGGTTCTCGACCGGCGCCATGTCCTACGGCTCGATCAGCCGGGAGGCCCACGAGACGCTGGCCATCGCCATGAACCGCCTGGGCGCGAAGTCCAACACCGGTGAGGGCGGCGAGGACGTCGACCGTCTCTACGACCCCGAGCGGCGCAGCTCGATCAAGCAGGTCGCGTCCGGTCGCTTCGGCGTGACGAGCGAGTACCTCACCAACTCCGACGACATCCAGATCAAGATGGCGCAGGGCGCGAAGCCCGGCGAGGGCGGCCAGCTGCCCGGCAACAAGGTCTACCCGTGGGTGGCCAAGACCCGGCACTCCACGCCGGGCGTCGGCCTGATCAGCCCGCCGCCGCACCACGACATCTACTCGATCGAGGACCTGGCGCAGCTCATCCACGACCTCAAGAACGCCAACCCCGCGGCCCGCGTCCACGTGAAGCTGGTCTCCGAGGTCGGCGTCGGCACGGTCGCGGCGGGTGTGTCGAAGGCGCACGCCGACGTGGTGCTGATCTCCGGCCACGACGGCGGCACCGGCGCCTCGCCGCTCACGTCACTCAAGCACGCCGGCGGCCCGTGGGAGCTCGGCCTCGCCGAGACCCAGCAGACGCTGCTGCTCAACGGCCTGCGCGACCGCATCGTCGTGCAGACCGACGGCCAGCTGAAGACCGGCCGCGACGTCGTCGTCGCGGCTCTGCTCGGGGCCGAGGAGTTCGGCTTCGCCACCGCGCCGCTCGTGGTGTCGGGCTGCATCCTGATGCGCGTCTGTCACCTCGACACCTGCCCGGTCGGCGTCGCGACCCAGAACCCGGTGCTGCGCTCGCGCTACACCGGCAAGGCCGAGTACGTCGTGAACTTCTTCGAGTTCATCGCCGAGGAGGTGCGCGAGCTGCTCGCGTCGCTGGGCTTCCGCAGCATCGACGAGGCCATCGGCCGGGTCGACGCGCTCGACACGGTCGGTGCCGTCAACCACTGGAAGGCCTCGGGACTCGACCTGGCACCGATCCTGCACCGGGTCGACGTCGCCGAGACCCACTTCCCCGACCAGGACGTGCGCAACACCGGCACCCAGAACCACGGGCTGGACAAGGCGCTCGACGTCGAGCTGATCAAGATCGCGCAGCCGGCGCTCGACAACGCCGAGCCGGTCCGCGCCCAGGTCGCGATCCGCAACGTCAACCGCACCGTCGGCACGATGCTGGGCCACGAGGTGACCAAGCGCTACCGCGGTGAGGGCCTGCCCACCGACACGATCGACATCACGTTCACCGGCTCGGCCGGCAACTCGTTCGGTGCGTTCGTGCCCAGGGGCATCACCCTGCGGATCGAGGGCGACGCCAACGACTACGTCGGCAAGGGGCTGTCGGGCGGGCGGATCGCGATCCGCCCGGACCGCAGCGCGCCGTTCCGCGCCGACGAGCACATCATCGCCGGCAACACCATCGCCTACGGCGCGACCTCGGGTGAGATCTTCATCCGCGGTGGCGTCGGCGAGCGGTGCTGCGTCCGCAACTCCGGTGCCACCGTCGTCACCGAGGGCGTCGGCGACCACGGCTGCGAGTACATGACCGGCGGCCGCGTCGCCGTGCTCGGCAAGACCGGCCGCAACTTCGCGGCCGGGATGTCGGGCGGCATCGCCTGGGTCCTCGATCTCAAGGAGTTCCGGGTCAACCCGGAGCTCGTCGAGCTCGGCCCGGTCAGCGAGGCCAACAAGGCGGAGCTGCACGACATGGTCCGCAAGCACCAGGAGGAGACGGGATCCGAGGTCGCGGCAGAGCTGCTGGCCGACTGGGAGACCGCCCTCACCCGGTTCACCGAGGTGATGCCGCGTGACTACCGGATCGTGCTCGAGGCGGCGGCGAAGGCCGAGGCCGACGGGCTCGACGAGGACGGCGTCGCCAACGCGATGATGGAGGCACTCCACGGATGA